A window of Streptomyces sp. NBC_01241 genomic DNA:
GGGGCGCCAGATCCGGGCGTACAGCCGGGTGCCGTCCGGCAGCGGGATGCGGACGTCCTCATGGGTGGTGTCGTACGGAAACGTGCTGCGGATGTGCATGGCGGTACCTCAGTGGACGGGGTGCATGGTGCGCTTGAGCCAGGGTGCGGCGGCGATGACGGCCACACCGGCCACCACCGCGATCGCGCCATTGACACCGAAGTAGGCGGGGTTGGAGACCTCGCCGTACAGCTTCACGACTTGGGCCTGGATGCCGTTGGCGAGGGCCAGCGAGAGGAACCAGAGCGCCATCGTCTGGCTGGCGAACGCCTTGGGCGCGAGCTTGGTGGTCGCGGACATGCCGGAGGTCTCCAGCAGGATGTCGCCGAGACCGAGCAGCAGGTACGAGCCGACGATCCACCAGGCGGCCATCTTGAAGGTGTCGCCGGTGTGCCCGGAGGTGGGCAGCACCATCAGCAGGAACGACAGCCCGCCGAGGATCACCCCGATCGCGATCTTGTTGGAGGCGTGCGGCTGACGCGGACCCATCCGGGCCCAGACGGCGGCGACCACCGGGGCGAGCGCCACCTCGAAGGCGCCGAGCGCCGAGGCGTACCAGCTCGCCGGGAAGTGGAAGCCGAAGATCTCGGTACGGGCGTTGGTCGACGCGAGCAGGATCATCGTCGAGTACGCCTGGAAGAGGATGAAGTTGAAGACGACGGAGGCCAGGAACAGCACCACGTACGGGCGCAGCCTGCCCCGCTCCTCGCTGGTGACCCGCGGGCTGCGGAACATCACCGCGAAGTAGACGACCGGTGCGATCACCGAGACGAGGGTGAGCACGTCGACGAACCGGCCCATGGTGAGCCAGCCGGCCAGGGCCAGCGCGGTGGCGACGGCGGCGACCACGACGGCGCCGATCACGATCAGCCGTACGGCACGGCGCATCGCTGCCGGTGCCAGTGCGAATTCGGCGCTGTGCTTTCGTCCGGCCAGGTGACGCCGGCCCAGTACGTACTGGACCAGACCGATCGTCATGCCGAAGGCGGCGGCCGAGAATCCCCAGTGCCAGCTCGCGTGGTCCCCGAGCCAGCCGGTGACCAGCGGGCCGAGGAACGCTCCGATGTTGATGCCCATGTAATACAGCGCGAAGCCGGCGTCGCGGCGCTGGTCCTCGGTGCGGTACAGCTTGCCGACCATGGTCGCCACATTGGGCTTGAGCAGACCGGTTCCGGCGCTGATCAGACCGAGACCGGTCCACGTCATGACGTCGGTGGGCACCGCCATGGCGTAATGCCCGCAGGCGATGAGGATGCCGCCGTACAGGACGGCGCGGTACGAGCCGAGGATCCGGTCGGCCAGCCAGCCGCCGGCCACGGAGACCAGGTAGACGAGGGTGCCGTAGGCGGCGGAGACGGACGCCGCGGTGCCCGCCTCCATGCCCATGCCGCCACGGGCGACGGTGTCGGCGAAGTAGAGGACCAGGATCGCCTGCATGCCGAGGAACGAGAACCGTTCCCAGACCTCCAGGCCGGAGAGGGTCATCAGGCCCCGTGGCTGGCCGAAAAAGGCATGGTCGTCGCCGGGCGGCGGCTGGGTCGGTTCGGTGTCGGTAGCCGTGTGGGACAAAGGGAGAACTCCTGATCGTATGAGCTGATCTCGAACATACCGGCGGTGGCGGGAAGGCGCCCACGGTGATCCAAAGGGGA
This region includes:
- a CDS encoding peptide MFS transporter is translated as MSHTATDTEPTQPPPGDDHAFFGQPRGLMTLSGLEVWERFSFLGMQAILVLYFADTVARGGMGMEAGTAASVSAAYGTLVYLVSVAGGWLADRILGSYRAVLYGGILIACGHYAMAVPTDVMTWTGLGLISAGTGLLKPNVATMVGKLYRTEDQRRDAGFALYYMGINIGAFLGPLVTGWLGDHASWHWGFSAAAFGMTIGLVQYVLGRRHLAGRKHSAEFALAPAAMRRAVRLIVIGAVVVAAVATALALAGWLTMGRFVDVLTLVSVIAPVVYFAVMFRSPRVTSEERGRLRPYVVLFLASVVFNFILFQAYSTMILLASTNARTEIFGFHFPASWYASALGAFEVALAPVVAAVWARMGPRQPHASNKIAIGVILGGLSFLLMVLPTSGHTGDTFKMAAWWIVGSYLLLGLGDILLETSGMSATTKLAPKAFASQTMALWFLSLALANGIQAQVVKLYGEVSNPAYFGVNGAIAVVAGVAVIAAAPWLKRTMHPVH